The Paenibacillus mucilaginosus 3016 genome includes the window CCGCAGGTGGCACCGGGACAAGCGCAACAGCGGCGGGCTGCTCGTCCACAAATCGACGCACCACTTCGATCTCGTGAACTTCTGGATCGGGTCGCGGCCGGATACGGTGTTCGCTTTCGGCGACCTGCTGTTCTACGGCAAGGAGAATGCGGAGCGGCGGGGCGAGACCCGGTTCTACGACCGGGCAACCAGGAATCCGCTGGCGGAGGACGATCCGTTCGCCCTGCATCTGGACCGCAACGAGAATCTGAAGGCGATGTATCTGGATGCGGAGCATGAGGACGGGTACCGGCGCGACCAGAGCGTGTTCGGGGACGGTATCTCCATCGAGGACACGATGGGCGTCATGGTGCGCTACAAGAACAACGCAATCCTCACATATTCCCTGAACGCTTACCTGCCCTGGGAAGGGTATCGGATTGCCTTCAACGGAAGCAAGGGGCGTATCGAGATGTCGGTCGGCGAGAAATCGTACGTGAACTCCGGGGGAGACAAAGCGCAGGAAGGCGCGGTGAAAAGCCGCTCGATCCGCGTGTTCCCGATGTTCGGGAAGCCGTACGAGGTGGAGGTGGAACTGGCCGCAGGCGGACACGGCGGAGGGGATCCCGCCCTCCTGAACGACCTGTTCGGCGAGCCGGCCGAAGACCCGTTCCGGCGGGCGGCGGACCACGTGGACGGAGCGAGGTCCATCCTGACCGGCATTGCGGCCAACCGGTCGATCCGGACAGGGCTTCCGGTACGGGTCGACGATCTGGTGCGAATCTAAAACAAGAGGGGAGCGGGAACAGATATGGCTTACGTGGAGGAACACGAATCGATTGCCGCGCGCACAGCCGGGCGGACGGAGGACATGCTGACGGCGGTGGTGAACCGCTATATCGGGGCGAACCCAAAGCTGCCGCCGGTGTACCGGGTGTTCAACAGAGGCGGCTTCCTGAGGGATGCGGAGTACCGCTATGATATGAATCTGGCGGAGAAGTTCGGGGAGCTGGAGGACGGGCTCTTCGTGTATGCCTGGGCGAAGCTGTGGGCCGAGCAGGAAGGCGAGCAGCCTCTGCGGATCTCGTGCTACGGGCCCGTGCGGGCGTTCGTGAACGACGCCTGGGTGTTCCAGTCGAACCAGCGGGACGACGTGCTGCCCGACCAGACGGCGGAGTTCAAGGCGCCGCTGCGCCGGGGCTGGAACCACGTGGTGCTCGAATTCACCAGCGCAGCGACCGGCTGCGGGGGGCGGTTCGGCACCGGGCTCATCAAGGCGGCGCCGCTGCACTTCCTGGCCCCGACCAAGGAACGGGAAGGGCAGGAGGGGTGGGTCTACAGCGAGCCGCAGGCGGTCCGCTGGTACGGGCT containing:
- a CDS encoding Gfo/Idh/MocA family oxidoreductase translates to MGAKKTYVLVGSGGRAEFYWSAIATQFKETSELLAFCDTNETRMNYANKRLTEVYGAAAVPAYKAEDFDRMIREVKPDTVIVTTVDRTHHTYIIRALELGCDVITEKPMTVDEDKCQAILDAVERTGRRVRVTFNYRYAPHHTKARELIASGTIGDVFSVHFEWLLNHKHGADYFRRWHRDKRNSGGLLVHKSTHHFDLVNFWIGSRPDTVFAFGDLLFYGKENAERRGETRFYDRATRNPLAEDDPFALHLDRNENLKAMYLDAEHEDGYRRDQSVFGDGISIEDTMGVMVRYKNNAILTYSLNAYLPWEGYRIAFNGSKGRIEMSVGEKSYVNSGGDKAQEGAVKSRSIRVFPMFGKPYEVEVELAAGGHGGGDPALLNDLFGEPAEDPFRRAADHVDGARSILTGIAANRSIRTGLPVRVDDLVRI